The proteins below come from a single Drosophila teissieri strain GT53w chromosome 3L, Prin_Dtei_1.1, whole genome shotgun sequence genomic window:
- the LOC122618236 gene encoding uncharacterized protein LOC122618236 isoform X3 has protein sequence MMSCYVCQHFKSVSWIRNKDSILSSYCYKCSNFDLEIWGLQDVPIRFNYLKLPLMRSNLNCVGVTVQLPLSVLCDNLTLRCVRTFFDPLSHLTKSFELAIDSSMSPNCGLVDIGDSVMSEWMTQMDIQEELVTRMETEMRAYNEAISFIADAEAKEKKKPQKKRVKIPKPPKMPQELPAGMFPDPHKIFLEHEKRDCSDFFNRYFHPNNINLQPSEVNLRRFIIIGGIVSLVFVQKAKHTAFEKCNITLHEDGRLLRKSLNILDGSKEQEPSRRSTKWGIGTDTKRNTVFEEASEVPLHLEPNELPYYFLTFKVPNHLCIWGEPMVCQFFESEMERPQEVKAEELVKKLDKKKKYMRKSFRKQSESVHGVTSTSGPVSTGEEKSSESNKPTYHQPARENSINIYRPSALAIVRQSAMETEQTRYESTFNNFKLLEEPISRRDLRLLQDQCLPRIISSLKFPLDFKDEKMEAQALKKTPLVQLYKRRLTDSVGSSQMEEFCFNYEDQSNPERLYPKFPLVTDLHVKAGRIDSAKEDTTMIGLLRTLEGIKNKYMDAPKRIVDQNTYAVRMSRKTFPDPLPTTRSHRQSYFGRRSVRQLGLEESNLSVFRPMEIEYELSETSETGGQLLKTSKDSQRPSESSEPIKVAHWTTEFILESSFDRESKVVTLKTDRLGHFGFAYRRYAHFPFSHWELEKNEQNPDEIILTLDTHHVRVVFFISKDGIRCHAIDIPKEYIARPFKYINIDKPISDFVELRKRLQDMNLNVFAELDACFYIDQGYFSQKHLAAELHIYDAIAVHIKLMKFSRSQWNRLARDRDIVLCLRNTRDVHDGSEVTVRVTPEVSTFVEVSELCSDDSKVIKLHFKSTWRNIGTYSDLHQLINSMYPHATDMRNRDANQMYYLRQLLQEIRPLSFS, from the exons ATGATGAGCTGCTACGTCTGCCAACATTTCAAGTCCGTGAGTTGGATAAG GAACAAGGACAGTATCTTGTCATCTTACTGCTATAAATGCAGCAATTTCGACCTGGAGATATGGGGACTGCAGGATGTACCCATTCGATTCAATTATTTGAA GCTACCGCTAATGCGCTCCAATTTGAACTGCGTGGGTGTAACTGTTCAACTGCCACTTAGTGTGCTTTGCGACAATCTTACTCTGCGGTGTGTGCGCACCTTCTTCGATCCGCTCTCCCATCTGACCAAAAGCTTCGAGCTGGCCATCGATAGTTCCATGAGCCCCAACTGCGGTCTGGTGGACATCGGAGATAGTGTAATGAGCGAATGGATGACCCAGATGGATATACAGGAGGAACTCGTGACCCGAATGGAAACGGAAATGAGGGCTTACAATGAGGCCATAtc TTTTATCGCCGACGCCgaagcaaaggaaaaaaagaaacctcAGAAGAAAAGAGTAAAGATTCCAAAGCCGCCAAAAATGCCACAAGAGCTTCCAGCTGGCATGTTTCCTGATCCCCACAAGATATTTCTGGAGCACGAGAAAAGAGATTGCTCTGACTTCTTTAATAGATATTTCCATCCAAACAATATCAACTTACAGCCATCAGAG GTGAACCTGCGTCGTTTTATCATCATAGGAGGCATAGTCTCATTGGTGTTTgtgcaaaaagccaaacatACCGCTTTTGAGAAATGTAATATAACGCTGCATGAGGATGGACGCCTACTGCGGAAGTCACTGAATATTTTGGACGGTTCGAAGGAACAGGAACCTAGTAGGCGGTCTACCAAATGGGGAATCGGTACAGATACAAAGCGTAATACCGTCTTCGAGGAAGCCTCGGAAGTTCCACTGCATTTGGAACCAAACGAGCTACCTTATTACTTTCTCACCTTCAAGGTGCCCAatcatttatgtatatggGGAGAGCCCATGGTTTGCCAATTCTTTGAGAGTGAAATGGAGCGACCGCAGGAAGTTAAAGCAGAGGAATTGGTAAAAAAGCTagataaaaagaaaaaatatatgcgAAAGTCCTTCCGAAAGCAAAGCGAATCGGTACACGGAGTGACTTCCACGTCAGGGCCTGTGAGCACGGGAGAAGAAAAGTCTTCAGAAAGTAACAAGCCGACATACCACCAGCCGGCTCGAGAAAATTCCATCAATATCTATCGCCCATCTGCTCTAGCAATTGTGCGACAGAGCGCTATGGAAACGGAGCAGACACGATATGAGAGTACGTTCAACAACTTTAAGCTGCTGGAGGAGCCAATATCAAGAAGAGATCTTCGCCTTCTTCAGGATCAATGTCTACCCAGAATAATATCCTCGCTTAAGTTCCCGCTAGACTTCAAGGATGAGAAGATGGAAGCACAGgcgttaaaaaaaacaccgcTTGTTCAACTTTACAAAAGGCGATTGACCGACTCAGTGGGATCTTCTCAAATGGAGGAGTTCTGTTTCAATTACGAAGACCAGTCCAATCCAGAGCGACTGTATCCAAAGTTTCCTTTGGTGACCGACTTGCATGTGAAAGCTGGCCGCATTGATAGTGCGAAAGAGGATACTACCATGATTGGCCTTTTAAGAACATTAGAAGGCATTAAGAACAAATACATGGATGCTCCGAAAAGAATAGTGGATCAAAACACCTACGCCGTCAGAATGAGCAGGAAAACTTTTCCGGATCCCCTGCCTACGACTCGGTCTCATCGACAGAGTTATTTCGGAAGACGGTCTGTCAGACAATTAGGGTTGGAGGAAAGCAACCTAAGCGTATTTCGACCGATGGAAATAGAGTACGAACTTAGTGAAACCAGCGAAACTGGTGGGCAATTACTTAAGACCAGTAAAGATAGTCAACGGCCCTCGGAAAGTTCAGAGCCCATAAAAGTCGCCCACTGGACTACCGAGTTCATTCTGGAGTCGAGTTTCGATAGGGAAAGTAAGGTGGTTACGTTGAAGACAGATCGATTGGGACATTTCGGATTCGCCTATCGACGATACGCGCACTTCCCCTTCAGTCACTGGGAATTGGAGAAGAACGAGCAGAA TCCCGATGAGATCATCTTAACCTTGGACACCCACCATGTGCGTGTTGTCTTTTTCATAAGCAAGGATGGCATCCGGTGCCATGCGATTGATATACCCAAGGAGTACATTGCTAGACCCTTCAAGTATATAAATATCGATAAACCCATCTCGGACTTCGTCGAGCTTCGCAAG CGCCTTCAGGACATGAACCTGAACGTGTTTGCGGAGCTCGACGCTTGTTTCTACATCGATCAGGGCTATTTTTCGCAGAAGCACCTGGCGGCTGAGTTGCATATCTACGATGCCATCGCCGTCCACATTAAGCTGATGAAGTTTAGCCGCAGCCAGTGGAATCGTCTAGCGAGAGATCGGGACATCGTGCTTTGCCTACGAAATACCAGGGATGTACACGATGGTTCGGAGGTCACGGTCCGTGTGACGCCCGAGGTCTCGACCTTCGTTGAAGTTTCGGAGCTCTGTTCGGACGATAGCAAAGTGATAAAGCTGCATTTTAAAAGTACCTGGCGTAATATTGGG ACCTACTCGGATCTGCATCAGCTGATCAACTCCATGTATCCACATGCCACGGATATGCGTAATCGCGATGCCAACCAGATGTACTATCTTCGCCAGCTCCTTCAGGAGATCAGACCCCTGAGCTTCTCCTAG
- the LOC122618236 gene encoding uncharacterized protein LOC122618236 isoform X6, protein MVKKKNQDAVSQKPTVELLSEEEWMARRNTYMQRLADLRTSVAFIDDAIEEHGELQKQKLRNDKWNSYLACDGLPNPSRPAEIRKFIFQLNYKEQESCADEVSWVLSVDDRSVLSQAPNRDDMTRKNLEKLKPNIGKLYDETVGKILATIERVGRVLRNDDELLRLPTFQVRELDKVP, encoded by the exons atggtaaaaaagaaaaaccaggACGCGGTTTCCCAAAAACCAACAGTGGAACTTCTTTCGGAGGAAGAGTGGATGGCCCGAAGAAATACGTATATGCAGCGTTTGGCGGATCTTAGGACAAGTGTAGCCTTTATTGATG ATGCCATCGAAGAGCACGGGGAACTTCAGAAACAAAAGTTGCGTAACGACAAATGGAATAGTTACTTGGCCTGTGATGGATTGCCTAACCCCAGTCGTCCTGCCGAAATTCGAAAATTCATATTCCAGCTTAATTATAAGGAGCAAGAGTCCTGCGCTGATGAAGTAAGCTGGGTTCTTTCCGTGGACGATCGTAGTGTACTCTCTCAAGCACCTAATAGAGACGACATGACCCGTAAAAACTTGGAaaaattaaagccaaacaTAGGAAAGCTCTACGATGAAACAGTGGGGAAAATCCTGGCAACCATAGAAAGGGTTGGGAGAGTTCTTCGTAACGATGATGAGCTGCTACGTCTGCCAACATTTCAAGTCCGTGAGTTGGATAAG GTTCCTTGA
- the LOC122618236 gene encoding uncharacterized protein LOC122618236 isoform X1 — MVKKKNQDAVSQKPTVELLSEEEWMARRNTYMQRLADLRTSVAFIDDAIEEHGELQKQKLRNDKWNSYLACDGLPNPSRPAEIRKFIFQLNYKEQESCADEVSWVLSVDDRSVLSQAPNRDDMTRKNLEKLKPNIGKLYDETVGKILATIERVGRVLRNDDELLRLPTFQVRELDKIPNELYGEIDRFLDKLTYRVVCSPDALMTNKDSILSSYCYKCSNFDLEIWGLQDVPIRFNYLKLPLMRSNLNCVGVTVQLPLSVLCDNLTLRCVRTFFDPLSHLTKSFELAIDSSMSPNCGLVDIGDSVMSEWMTQMDIQEELVTRMETEMRAYNEAISFIADAEAKEKKKPQKKRVKIPKPPKMPQELPAGMFPDPHKIFLEHEKRDCSDFFNRYFHPNNINLQPSEVNLRRFIIIGGIVSLVFVQKAKHTAFEKCNITLHEDGRLLRKSLNILDGSKEQEPSRRSTKWGIGTDTKRNTVFEEASEVPLHLEPNELPYYFLTFKVPNHLCIWGEPMVCQFFESEMERPQEVKAEELVKKLDKKKKYMRKSFRKQSESVHGVTSTSGPVSTGEEKSSESNKPTYHQPARENSINIYRPSALAIVRQSAMETEQTRYESTFNNFKLLEEPISRRDLRLLQDQCLPRIISSLKFPLDFKDEKMEAQALKKTPLVQLYKRRLTDSVGSSQMEEFCFNYEDQSNPERLYPKFPLVTDLHVKAGRIDSAKEDTTMIGLLRTLEGIKNKYMDAPKRIVDQNTYAVRMSRKTFPDPLPTTRSHRQSYFGRRSVRQLGLEESNLSVFRPMEIEYELSETSETGGQLLKTSKDSQRPSESSEPIKVAHWTTEFILESSFDRESKVVTLKTDRLGHFGFAYRRYAHFPFSHWELEKNEQNPDEIILTLDTHHVRVVFFISKDGIRCHAIDIPKEYIARPFKYINIDKPISDFVELRKRLQDMNLNVFAELDACFYIDQGYFSQKHLAAELHIYDAIAVHIKLMKFSRSQWNRLARDRDIVLCLRNTRDVHDGSEVTVRVTPEVSTFVEVSELCSDDSKVIKLHFKSTWRNIGTYSDLHQLINSMYPHATDMRNRDANQMYYLRQLLQEIRPLSFS; from the exons atggtaaaaaagaaaaaccaggACGCGGTTTCCCAAAAACCAACAGTGGAACTTCTTTCGGAGGAAGAGTGGATGGCCCGAAGAAATACGTATATGCAGCGTTTGGCGGATCTTAGGACAAGTGTAGCCTTTATTGATG ATGCCATCGAAGAGCACGGGGAACTTCAGAAACAAAAGTTGCGTAACGACAAATGGAATAGTTACTTGGCCTGTGATGGATTGCCTAACCCCAGTCGTCCTGCCGAAATTCGAAAATTCATATTCCAGCTTAATTATAAGGAGCAAGAGTCCTGCGCTGATGAAGTAAGCTGGGTTCTTTCCGTGGACGATCGTAGTGTACTCTCTCAAGCACCTAATAGAGACGACATGACCCGTAAAAACTTGGAaaaattaaagccaaacaTAGGAAAGCTCTACGATGAAACAGTGGGGAAAATCCTGGCAACCATAGAAAGGGTTGGGAGAGTTCTTCGTAACGATGATGAGCTGCTACGTCTGCCAACATTTCAAGTCCGTGAGTTGGATAAG ATTCCTAATGAACTTTATGGGGAAATTGACAGGTTCCTTGACAAGCTGACCTATCGCGTGGTCTGTTCTCCTGATGCCTTGATGAC GAACAAGGACAGTATCTTGTCATCTTACTGCTATAAATGCAGCAATTTCGACCTGGAGATATGGGGACTGCAGGATGTACCCATTCGATTCAATTATTTGAA GCTACCGCTAATGCGCTCCAATTTGAACTGCGTGGGTGTAACTGTTCAACTGCCACTTAGTGTGCTTTGCGACAATCTTACTCTGCGGTGTGTGCGCACCTTCTTCGATCCGCTCTCCCATCTGACCAAAAGCTTCGAGCTGGCCATCGATAGTTCCATGAGCCCCAACTGCGGTCTGGTGGACATCGGAGATAGTGTAATGAGCGAATGGATGACCCAGATGGATATACAGGAGGAACTCGTGACCCGAATGGAAACGGAAATGAGGGCTTACAATGAGGCCATAtc TTTTATCGCCGACGCCgaagcaaaggaaaaaaagaaacctcAGAAGAAAAGAGTAAAGATTCCAAAGCCGCCAAAAATGCCACAAGAGCTTCCAGCTGGCATGTTTCCTGATCCCCACAAGATATTTCTGGAGCACGAGAAAAGAGATTGCTCTGACTTCTTTAATAGATATTTCCATCCAAACAATATCAACTTACAGCCATCAGAG GTGAACCTGCGTCGTTTTATCATCATAGGAGGCATAGTCTCATTGGTGTTTgtgcaaaaagccaaacatACCGCTTTTGAGAAATGTAATATAACGCTGCATGAGGATGGACGCCTACTGCGGAAGTCACTGAATATTTTGGACGGTTCGAAGGAACAGGAACCTAGTAGGCGGTCTACCAAATGGGGAATCGGTACAGATACAAAGCGTAATACCGTCTTCGAGGAAGCCTCGGAAGTTCCACTGCATTTGGAACCAAACGAGCTACCTTATTACTTTCTCACCTTCAAGGTGCCCAatcatttatgtatatggGGAGAGCCCATGGTTTGCCAATTCTTTGAGAGTGAAATGGAGCGACCGCAGGAAGTTAAAGCAGAGGAATTGGTAAAAAAGCTagataaaaagaaaaaatatatgcgAAAGTCCTTCCGAAAGCAAAGCGAATCGGTACACGGAGTGACTTCCACGTCAGGGCCTGTGAGCACGGGAGAAGAAAAGTCTTCAGAAAGTAACAAGCCGACATACCACCAGCCGGCTCGAGAAAATTCCATCAATATCTATCGCCCATCTGCTCTAGCAATTGTGCGACAGAGCGCTATGGAAACGGAGCAGACACGATATGAGAGTACGTTCAACAACTTTAAGCTGCTGGAGGAGCCAATATCAAGAAGAGATCTTCGCCTTCTTCAGGATCAATGTCTACCCAGAATAATATCCTCGCTTAAGTTCCCGCTAGACTTCAAGGATGAGAAGATGGAAGCACAGgcgttaaaaaaaacaccgcTTGTTCAACTTTACAAAAGGCGATTGACCGACTCAGTGGGATCTTCTCAAATGGAGGAGTTCTGTTTCAATTACGAAGACCAGTCCAATCCAGAGCGACTGTATCCAAAGTTTCCTTTGGTGACCGACTTGCATGTGAAAGCTGGCCGCATTGATAGTGCGAAAGAGGATACTACCATGATTGGCCTTTTAAGAACATTAGAAGGCATTAAGAACAAATACATGGATGCTCCGAAAAGAATAGTGGATCAAAACACCTACGCCGTCAGAATGAGCAGGAAAACTTTTCCGGATCCCCTGCCTACGACTCGGTCTCATCGACAGAGTTATTTCGGAAGACGGTCTGTCAGACAATTAGGGTTGGAGGAAAGCAACCTAAGCGTATTTCGACCGATGGAAATAGAGTACGAACTTAGTGAAACCAGCGAAACTGGTGGGCAATTACTTAAGACCAGTAAAGATAGTCAACGGCCCTCGGAAAGTTCAGAGCCCATAAAAGTCGCCCACTGGACTACCGAGTTCATTCTGGAGTCGAGTTTCGATAGGGAAAGTAAGGTGGTTACGTTGAAGACAGATCGATTGGGACATTTCGGATTCGCCTATCGACGATACGCGCACTTCCCCTTCAGTCACTGGGAATTGGAGAAGAACGAGCAGAA TCCCGATGAGATCATCTTAACCTTGGACACCCACCATGTGCGTGTTGTCTTTTTCATAAGCAAGGATGGCATCCGGTGCCATGCGATTGATATACCCAAGGAGTACATTGCTAGACCCTTCAAGTATATAAATATCGATAAACCCATCTCGGACTTCGTCGAGCTTCGCAAG CGCCTTCAGGACATGAACCTGAACGTGTTTGCGGAGCTCGACGCTTGTTTCTACATCGATCAGGGCTATTTTTCGCAGAAGCACCTGGCGGCTGAGTTGCATATCTACGATGCCATCGCCGTCCACATTAAGCTGATGAAGTTTAGCCGCAGCCAGTGGAATCGTCTAGCGAGAGATCGGGACATCGTGCTTTGCCTACGAAATACCAGGGATGTACACGATGGTTCGGAGGTCACGGTCCGTGTGACGCCCGAGGTCTCGACCTTCGTTGAAGTTTCGGAGCTCTGTTCGGACGATAGCAAAGTGATAAAGCTGCATTTTAAAAGTACCTGGCGTAATATTGGG ACCTACTCGGATCTGCATCAGCTGATCAACTCCATGTATCCACATGCCACGGATATGCGTAATCGCGATGCCAACCAGATGTACTATCTTCGCCAGCTCCTTCAGGAGATCAGACCCCTGAGCTTCTCCTAG
- the LOC122618236 gene encoding uncharacterized protein LOC122618236 isoform X4, with amino-acid sequence MVKKKNQDAVSQKPTVELLSEEEWMARRNTYMQRLADLRTSVAFIDDAIEEHGELQKQKLRNDKWNSYLACDGLPNPSRPAEIRKFIFQLNYKEQESCADEVSWVLSVDDRSVLSQAPNRDDMTRKNLEKLKPNIGKLYDETVGKILATIERVGRVLRNDDELLRLPTFQVRELDKIPNELYGEIDRFLDKLTYRVVCSPDALMTNKDSILSSYCYKCSNFDLEIWGLQDVPIRFNYLKLPLMRSNLNCVGVTVQLPLSVLCDNLTLRCVRTFFDPLSHLTKSFELAIDSSMSPNCGLVDIGDSVMSEWMTQMDIQEELVTRMETEMRAYNEAISFIADAEAKEKKKPQKKRVKIPKPPKMPQELPAGMFPDPHKIFLEHEKRDCSDFFNRYFHPNNINLQPSEEA; translated from the exons atggtaaaaaagaaaaaccaggACGCGGTTTCCCAAAAACCAACAGTGGAACTTCTTTCGGAGGAAGAGTGGATGGCCCGAAGAAATACGTATATGCAGCGTTTGGCGGATCTTAGGACAAGTGTAGCCTTTATTGATG ATGCCATCGAAGAGCACGGGGAACTTCAGAAACAAAAGTTGCGTAACGACAAATGGAATAGTTACTTGGCCTGTGATGGATTGCCTAACCCCAGTCGTCCTGCCGAAATTCGAAAATTCATATTCCAGCTTAATTATAAGGAGCAAGAGTCCTGCGCTGATGAAGTAAGCTGGGTTCTTTCCGTGGACGATCGTAGTGTACTCTCTCAAGCACCTAATAGAGACGACATGACCCGTAAAAACTTGGAaaaattaaagccaaacaTAGGAAAGCTCTACGATGAAACAGTGGGGAAAATCCTGGCAACCATAGAAAGGGTTGGGAGAGTTCTTCGTAACGATGATGAGCTGCTACGTCTGCCAACATTTCAAGTCCGTGAGTTGGATAAG ATTCCTAATGAACTTTATGGGGAAATTGACAGGTTCCTTGACAAGCTGACCTATCGCGTGGTCTGTTCTCCTGATGCCTTGATGAC GAACAAGGACAGTATCTTGTCATCTTACTGCTATAAATGCAGCAATTTCGACCTGGAGATATGGGGACTGCAGGATGTACCCATTCGATTCAATTATTTGAA GCTACCGCTAATGCGCTCCAATTTGAACTGCGTGGGTGTAACTGTTCAACTGCCACTTAGTGTGCTTTGCGACAATCTTACTCTGCGGTGTGTGCGCACCTTCTTCGATCCGCTCTCCCATCTGACCAAAAGCTTCGAGCTGGCCATCGATAGTTCCATGAGCCCCAACTGCGGTCTGGTGGACATCGGAGATAGTGTAATGAGCGAATGGATGACCCAGATGGATATACAGGAGGAACTCGTGACCCGAATGGAAACGGAAATGAGGGCTTACAATGAGGCCATAtc TTTTATCGCCGACGCCgaagcaaaggaaaaaaagaaacctcAGAAGAAAAGAGTAAAGATTCCAAAGCCGCCAAAAATGCCACAAGAGCTTCCAGCTGGCATGTTTCCTGATCCCCACAAGATATTTCTGGAGCACGAGAAAAGAGATTGCTCTGACTTCTTTAATAGATATTTCCATCCAAACAATATCAACTTACAGCCATCAGAG GAGGCATAG
- the LOC122618236 gene encoding uncharacterized protein LOC122618236 isoform X2, protein MMSCYVCQHFKSVSWIRFLDKLTYRVVCSPDALMTNKDSILSSYCYKCSNFDLEIWGLQDVPIRFNYLKLPLMRSNLNCVGVTVQLPLSVLCDNLTLRCVRTFFDPLSHLTKSFELAIDSSMSPNCGLVDIGDSVMSEWMTQMDIQEELVTRMETEMRAYNEAISFIADAEAKEKKKPQKKRVKIPKPPKMPQELPAGMFPDPHKIFLEHEKRDCSDFFNRYFHPNNINLQPSEVNLRRFIIIGGIVSLVFVQKAKHTAFEKCNITLHEDGRLLRKSLNILDGSKEQEPSRRSTKWGIGTDTKRNTVFEEASEVPLHLEPNELPYYFLTFKVPNHLCIWGEPMVCQFFESEMERPQEVKAEELVKKLDKKKKYMRKSFRKQSESVHGVTSTSGPVSTGEEKSSESNKPTYHQPARENSINIYRPSALAIVRQSAMETEQTRYESTFNNFKLLEEPISRRDLRLLQDQCLPRIISSLKFPLDFKDEKMEAQALKKTPLVQLYKRRLTDSVGSSQMEEFCFNYEDQSNPERLYPKFPLVTDLHVKAGRIDSAKEDTTMIGLLRTLEGIKNKYMDAPKRIVDQNTYAVRMSRKTFPDPLPTTRSHRQSYFGRRSVRQLGLEESNLSVFRPMEIEYELSETSETGGQLLKTSKDSQRPSESSEPIKVAHWTTEFILESSFDRESKVVTLKTDRLGHFGFAYRRYAHFPFSHWELEKNEQNPDEIILTLDTHHVRVVFFISKDGIRCHAIDIPKEYIARPFKYINIDKPISDFVELRKRLQDMNLNVFAELDACFYIDQGYFSQKHLAAELHIYDAIAVHIKLMKFSRSQWNRLARDRDIVLCLRNTRDVHDGSEVTVRVTPEVSTFVEVSELCSDDSKVIKLHFKSTWRNIGTYSDLHQLINSMYPHATDMRNRDANQMYYLRQLLQEIRPLSFS, encoded by the exons ATGATGAGCTGCTACGTCTGCCAACATTTCAAGTCCGTGAGTTGGATAAG GTTCCTTGACAAGCTGACCTATCGCGTGGTCTGTTCTCCTGATGCCTTGATGAC GAACAAGGACAGTATCTTGTCATCTTACTGCTATAAATGCAGCAATTTCGACCTGGAGATATGGGGACTGCAGGATGTACCCATTCGATTCAATTATTTGAA GCTACCGCTAATGCGCTCCAATTTGAACTGCGTGGGTGTAACTGTTCAACTGCCACTTAGTGTGCTTTGCGACAATCTTACTCTGCGGTGTGTGCGCACCTTCTTCGATCCGCTCTCCCATCTGACCAAAAGCTTCGAGCTGGCCATCGATAGTTCCATGAGCCCCAACTGCGGTCTGGTGGACATCGGAGATAGTGTAATGAGCGAATGGATGACCCAGATGGATATACAGGAGGAACTCGTGACCCGAATGGAAACGGAAATGAGGGCTTACAATGAGGCCATAtc TTTTATCGCCGACGCCgaagcaaaggaaaaaaagaaacctcAGAAGAAAAGAGTAAAGATTCCAAAGCCGCCAAAAATGCCACAAGAGCTTCCAGCTGGCATGTTTCCTGATCCCCACAAGATATTTCTGGAGCACGAGAAAAGAGATTGCTCTGACTTCTTTAATAGATATTTCCATCCAAACAATATCAACTTACAGCCATCAGAG GTGAACCTGCGTCGTTTTATCATCATAGGAGGCATAGTCTCATTGGTGTTTgtgcaaaaagccaaacatACCGCTTTTGAGAAATGTAATATAACGCTGCATGAGGATGGACGCCTACTGCGGAAGTCACTGAATATTTTGGACGGTTCGAAGGAACAGGAACCTAGTAGGCGGTCTACCAAATGGGGAATCGGTACAGATACAAAGCGTAATACCGTCTTCGAGGAAGCCTCGGAAGTTCCACTGCATTTGGAACCAAACGAGCTACCTTATTACTTTCTCACCTTCAAGGTGCCCAatcatttatgtatatggGGAGAGCCCATGGTTTGCCAATTCTTTGAGAGTGAAATGGAGCGACCGCAGGAAGTTAAAGCAGAGGAATTGGTAAAAAAGCTagataaaaagaaaaaatatatgcgAAAGTCCTTCCGAAAGCAAAGCGAATCGGTACACGGAGTGACTTCCACGTCAGGGCCTGTGAGCACGGGAGAAGAAAAGTCTTCAGAAAGTAACAAGCCGACATACCACCAGCCGGCTCGAGAAAATTCCATCAATATCTATCGCCCATCTGCTCTAGCAATTGTGCGACAGAGCGCTATGGAAACGGAGCAGACACGATATGAGAGTACGTTCAACAACTTTAAGCTGCTGGAGGAGCCAATATCAAGAAGAGATCTTCGCCTTCTTCAGGATCAATGTCTACCCAGAATAATATCCTCGCTTAAGTTCCCGCTAGACTTCAAGGATGAGAAGATGGAAGCACAGgcgttaaaaaaaacaccgcTTGTTCAACTTTACAAAAGGCGATTGACCGACTCAGTGGGATCTTCTCAAATGGAGGAGTTCTGTTTCAATTACGAAGACCAGTCCAATCCAGAGCGACTGTATCCAAAGTTTCCTTTGGTGACCGACTTGCATGTGAAAGCTGGCCGCATTGATAGTGCGAAAGAGGATACTACCATGATTGGCCTTTTAAGAACATTAGAAGGCATTAAGAACAAATACATGGATGCTCCGAAAAGAATAGTGGATCAAAACACCTACGCCGTCAGAATGAGCAGGAAAACTTTTCCGGATCCCCTGCCTACGACTCGGTCTCATCGACAGAGTTATTTCGGAAGACGGTCTGTCAGACAATTAGGGTTGGAGGAAAGCAACCTAAGCGTATTTCGACCGATGGAAATAGAGTACGAACTTAGTGAAACCAGCGAAACTGGTGGGCAATTACTTAAGACCAGTAAAGATAGTCAACGGCCCTCGGAAAGTTCAGAGCCCATAAAAGTCGCCCACTGGACTACCGAGTTCATTCTGGAGTCGAGTTTCGATAGGGAAAGTAAGGTGGTTACGTTGAAGACAGATCGATTGGGACATTTCGGATTCGCCTATCGACGATACGCGCACTTCCCCTTCAGTCACTGGGAATTGGAGAAGAACGAGCAGAA TCCCGATGAGATCATCTTAACCTTGGACACCCACCATGTGCGTGTTGTCTTTTTCATAAGCAAGGATGGCATCCGGTGCCATGCGATTGATATACCCAAGGAGTACATTGCTAGACCCTTCAAGTATATAAATATCGATAAACCCATCTCGGACTTCGTCGAGCTTCGCAAG CGCCTTCAGGACATGAACCTGAACGTGTTTGCGGAGCTCGACGCTTGTTTCTACATCGATCAGGGCTATTTTTCGCAGAAGCACCTGGCGGCTGAGTTGCATATCTACGATGCCATCGCCGTCCACATTAAGCTGATGAAGTTTAGCCGCAGCCAGTGGAATCGTCTAGCGAGAGATCGGGACATCGTGCTTTGCCTACGAAATACCAGGGATGTACACGATGGTTCGGAGGTCACGGTCCGTGTGACGCCCGAGGTCTCGACCTTCGTTGAAGTTTCGGAGCTCTGTTCGGACGATAGCAAAGTGATAAAGCTGCATTTTAAAAGTACCTGGCGTAATATTGGG ACCTACTCGGATCTGCATCAGCTGATCAACTCCATGTATCCACATGCCACGGATATGCGTAATCGCGATGCCAACCAGATGTACTATCTTCGCCAGCTCCTTCAGGAGATCAGACCCCTGAGCTTCTCCTAG